A section of the Citrus sinensis cultivar Valencia sweet orange chromosome 8, DVS_A1.0, whole genome shotgun sequence genome encodes:
- the LOC102625565 gene encoding zinc finger CCCH domain-containing protein 66 isoform X1 encodes MVTVSVCLLRKCEKRMDFEMVGCCILVGISRQSNSFVGGELSLVISCVIEPNKKRGETFNWRSEKKEISMCSGLKRKPTQTGFIMDTDSQKQDGLCYNFSILLELTASDDLDGFRKAIEEDGHDIDESGLWYGRIIGSRKMGFEERTPLMIASMFGSKDVVSYVIKSGHVDVNRACGSDGVTALHCAASGGSANSVEVVKLLLDASADVNSVDAYGNRPADLIAKNCNLGFNSRKKVLQALLKGSGTGCVEEIDNLCDQVVYKMEEQEQPEISTPRVLKDGAEKKEYPVDLTLPDIKNGIYGTDEFRMYTFKVKPCSRAYSHDWTECPFVHPGENARRRDPRKYHYSCVPCPEFRKGSCRQGDACEYAHGIFECWLHPAQYRTRLCKDETNCNRRVCFFAHKPEELRPLYASTGSAVPSPRSFSANGSSFDMLSISPLALGSPSAMIPPTSTPPLTPSGASSPMGGTMWNQPNIAPPTLQLPGSRLKSARNARDMEFDMELLGLENRRRQQQLIDEISSLSSPSGWANSLSSAAPFSSSADRTGDMNRIGGVKPTNLDDIFGSLNPTLMPQLQGTSLDASASQLQSPTGIQMRQNMNQQLRSSYPASSSPVRPSQSFGIDTSGAIAAAVLSSRSAAFAKRSQSFIERNTVSRHSGFSSPDSTAAVMPSNLADWGSPDGKLDWGVQREDLNKLRKSASFGIRSNGGSVATSETSTPATADEPDVSWVQSLVRDSPSIRSGQFGFEEQQCHLNSGGSEMLPAWVEQLYMEQEQLVA; translated from the exons ATGGTGACGGTTTCTGTTTGTTTGCTGAGAAAATGTGAGAAAAGAATGGATTTTGAGATGGTGGGGTGTTGTATATTGGTGGGAATTTCAAGACAAAGCAACAGTTTTGTTGGTGGGGAGTTGAGTTTAGTTATTTCTTGTGTGATAGAACCTAATAAGAAG AGAGGTGAAACTTTTAATTGGAGGTCTGAGAAGAAAGAGATTTCCATGTGCAGTGGTTTAAAGAGGAAACCAACACAAACGGGTTTCATCATGGATACTGATTCTCAGAAGCAAGATGGTTtgtgttataatttttcaattttgcttGAACTGACTGCCTCAGATGATTTAGATGGGTTTAGAAAGGCAATTGAAGAAGATGGTCATGATATTGATGAGTCGGGTTTGTGGTATGGTAGGATTATTGGTTCGAGAAAGATGGGGTTTGAGGAAAGAACGCCCCTCATGATTGCTTCTATGTTTGGAAGCAAAGATGTGGTTAGTTATGTCATTAAATCTGGCCATGTTGATGTTAATAGGGCTTGTGGTTCGGATGGGGTCACGGCTTTGCACTGTGCTGCATCCGGTGGCTCTGCTAATTCAGTTGAAGTTGTCAAACTCTTGCTTGATGCTTCTGCTGACGTCAATTCTGTTGATGCTTATGGAAACCGGCCTGCCGATTTGATTGCCAAGAATTGTAATTTGGGTTTCAATTCAAGGAAGAAGGTTTTGCAGGCTTTGTTGAAAGGCAGTGGTACTGGTTGTGTTGAAGAAATCGACAATCTGTGTGATCAAGTAGTTTATAAAATGGAGGAGCAAGAACAGCCAGAGATTTCAACACCTCGGGTATTGAAAGATGGAGCTGAGAAGAAAGAGTATCCAGTTGATCTCACTCTTCCAGATATTAAGAATGGGATATACGGGACAGACGAATTTCGGATGTATACTTTCAAGGTCAAGCCTTGCTCAAGAGCTTACTCACATGATTGGACAGAGTGCCCATTTGTTCATCCTGGGGAGAACGCTAGGCGTCGTGATCCTAGGAAGTACCATTATAGCTGTGTCCCATGTCCTGAGTTTCGAAAAGGTTCATGTAGGCAGGGGGATGCCTGTGAATATGCACATGGTATTTTTGAGTGCTGGCTTCACCCCGCTCAGTATCGGACCCGTCTATGCAAGGATGAGACTAACTGCAACAGGAGGGTGTGTTTCTTTGCCCACAAGCCTGAAGAGCTCCGTCCCTTGTATGCCTCAACAGGTTCAGCAGTACCTTCCCCAAGATCATTCTCGGCAAATGGTTCTTCTTTCGACATGTTGTCAATAAGCCCGCTTGCTCTTGGTTCTCCATCAGCTATGATACCACCTACTTCAACACCTCCCTTGACTCCCTCTGGGGCCTCGTCTCCTATGGGTGGAACCATGTGGAACCAGCCTAATATTGCCCCTCCTACATTGCAGCTTCCTGGTAGCAGGCTGAAATCTGCACGTAATGCTAGAGACATGGAATTTGACATGGAATTACTCGGGCTAGAAAATCGACGTAGACAACAACAGTTAATTGATGAGATATCAAGTCTCTCGTCACCATCTGGCTGGGCCAATTCCTTGTCTTCGGCAGCACCCTTTTCTTCCTCTGCTGATCGAACTGGGGATATGAATAGGATTGGTGGAGTGAAACCAACTAACCTTGATGATATTTTTGGATCTCTTAATCCTACACTTATGCCTCAATTGCAGGGAACCTCATTGGATGCATCGGCATCCCAGTTGCAGAGTCCTACAGGCATCCAAATGCGACAGAACATGAACCAGCAGCTTCGCTCTAGCTACCCTGCATCTTCCTCTCCTGTGAGACCATCTCAATCCTTTGGGATTGATACCTCTGGGGCCATTGCAGCTGCAGTTTTGAGTTCTAGATCAGCTGCCTTTGCAAAGCGGAGTCAGAGCTTCATCGAGCGAAATACTGTCAGTCGTCATTCTGGGTTTTCTTCACCAGATTCAACAGCTGCTGTAATGCCCTCTAACCTGGCTGATTGGGGTTCCCCTGATGGTAAGTTGGACTGGGGCGTCCAGCGAGAGGATCTGAACAAGCTGCGGAAATCTGCATCTTTTGGTATTAGAAGCAATGGTGGCAGTGTGGCAACATCTGAAACCTCAACACCAGCAACTGCGGATGAGCCTGATGTGTCTTGGGTTCAGTCCCTGGTCAGGGACAGCCCATCCATAAGGTCTGGTCAATTTGGCTTTGAGGAGCAGCAGTGTCATCTTAACTCTGGGGGTTCAGAGATGCTTCCAGCTTGGGTGGAGCAATTGTACATGGAGCAGGAGCAGTTGGTGGCCTAG
- the LOC102625565 gene encoding zinc finger CCCH domain-containing protein 66 isoform X2: MCSGLKRKPTQTGFIMDTDSQKQDGLCYNFSILLELTASDDLDGFRKAIEEDGHDIDESGLWYGRIIGSRKMGFEERTPLMIASMFGSKDVVSYVIKSGHVDVNRACGSDGVTALHCAASGGSANSVEVVKLLLDASADVNSVDAYGNRPADLIAKNCNLGFNSRKKVLQALLKGSGTGCVEEIDNLCDQVVYKMEEQEQPEISTPRVLKDGAEKKEYPVDLTLPDIKNGIYGTDEFRMYTFKVKPCSRAYSHDWTECPFVHPGENARRRDPRKYHYSCVPCPEFRKGSCRQGDACEYAHGIFECWLHPAQYRTRLCKDETNCNRRVCFFAHKPEELRPLYASTGSAVPSPRSFSANGSSFDMLSISPLALGSPSAMIPPTSTPPLTPSGASSPMGGTMWNQPNIAPPTLQLPGSRLKSARNARDMEFDMELLGLENRRRQQQLIDEISSLSSPSGWANSLSSAAPFSSSADRTGDMNRIGGVKPTNLDDIFGSLNPTLMPQLQGTSLDASASQLQSPTGIQMRQNMNQQLRSSYPASSSPVRPSQSFGIDTSGAIAAAVLSSRSAAFAKRSQSFIERNTVSRHSGFSSPDSTAAVMPSNLADWGSPDGKLDWGVQREDLNKLRKSASFGIRSNGGSVATSETSTPATADEPDVSWVQSLVRDSPSIRSGQFGFEEQQCHLNSGGSEMLPAWVEQLYMEQEQLVA, from the coding sequence ATGTGCAGTGGTTTAAAGAGGAAACCAACACAAACGGGTTTCATCATGGATACTGATTCTCAGAAGCAAGATGGTTtgtgttataatttttcaattttgcttGAACTGACTGCCTCAGATGATTTAGATGGGTTTAGAAAGGCAATTGAAGAAGATGGTCATGATATTGATGAGTCGGGTTTGTGGTATGGTAGGATTATTGGTTCGAGAAAGATGGGGTTTGAGGAAAGAACGCCCCTCATGATTGCTTCTATGTTTGGAAGCAAAGATGTGGTTAGTTATGTCATTAAATCTGGCCATGTTGATGTTAATAGGGCTTGTGGTTCGGATGGGGTCACGGCTTTGCACTGTGCTGCATCCGGTGGCTCTGCTAATTCAGTTGAAGTTGTCAAACTCTTGCTTGATGCTTCTGCTGACGTCAATTCTGTTGATGCTTATGGAAACCGGCCTGCCGATTTGATTGCCAAGAATTGTAATTTGGGTTTCAATTCAAGGAAGAAGGTTTTGCAGGCTTTGTTGAAAGGCAGTGGTACTGGTTGTGTTGAAGAAATCGACAATCTGTGTGATCAAGTAGTTTATAAAATGGAGGAGCAAGAACAGCCAGAGATTTCAACACCTCGGGTATTGAAAGATGGAGCTGAGAAGAAAGAGTATCCAGTTGATCTCACTCTTCCAGATATTAAGAATGGGATATACGGGACAGACGAATTTCGGATGTATACTTTCAAGGTCAAGCCTTGCTCAAGAGCTTACTCACATGATTGGACAGAGTGCCCATTTGTTCATCCTGGGGAGAACGCTAGGCGTCGTGATCCTAGGAAGTACCATTATAGCTGTGTCCCATGTCCTGAGTTTCGAAAAGGTTCATGTAGGCAGGGGGATGCCTGTGAATATGCACATGGTATTTTTGAGTGCTGGCTTCACCCCGCTCAGTATCGGACCCGTCTATGCAAGGATGAGACTAACTGCAACAGGAGGGTGTGTTTCTTTGCCCACAAGCCTGAAGAGCTCCGTCCCTTGTATGCCTCAACAGGTTCAGCAGTACCTTCCCCAAGATCATTCTCGGCAAATGGTTCTTCTTTCGACATGTTGTCAATAAGCCCGCTTGCTCTTGGTTCTCCATCAGCTATGATACCACCTACTTCAACACCTCCCTTGACTCCCTCTGGGGCCTCGTCTCCTATGGGTGGAACCATGTGGAACCAGCCTAATATTGCCCCTCCTACATTGCAGCTTCCTGGTAGCAGGCTGAAATCTGCACGTAATGCTAGAGACATGGAATTTGACATGGAATTACTCGGGCTAGAAAATCGACGTAGACAACAACAGTTAATTGATGAGATATCAAGTCTCTCGTCACCATCTGGCTGGGCCAATTCCTTGTCTTCGGCAGCACCCTTTTCTTCCTCTGCTGATCGAACTGGGGATATGAATAGGATTGGTGGAGTGAAACCAACTAACCTTGATGATATTTTTGGATCTCTTAATCCTACACTTATGCCTCAATTGCAGGGAACCTCATTGGATGCATCGGCATCCCAGTTGCAGAGTCCTACAGGCATCCAAATGCGACAGAACATGAACCAGCAGCTTCGCTCTAGCTACCCTGCATCTTCCTCTCCTGTGAGACCATCTCAATCCTTTGGGATTGATACCTCTGGGGCCATTGCAGCTGCAGTTTTGAGTTCTAGATCAGCTGCCTTTGCAAAGCGGAGTCAGAGCTTCATCGAGCGAAATACTGTCAGTCGTCATTCTGGGTTTTCTTCACCAGATTCAACAGCTGCTGTAATGCCCTCTAACCTGGCTGATTGGGGTTCCCCTGATGGTAAGTTGGACTGGGGCGTCCAGCGAGAGGATCTGAACAAGCTGCGGAAATCTGCATCTTTTGGTATTAGAAGCAATGGTGGCAGTGTGGCAACATCTGAAACCTCAACACCAGCAACTGCGGATGAGCCTGATGTGTCTTGGGTTCAGTCCCTGGTCAGGGACAGCCCATCCATAAGGTCTGGTCAATTTGGCTTTGAGGAGCAGCAGTGTCATCTTAACTCTGGGGGTTCAGAGATGCTTCCAGCTTGGGTGGAGCAATTGTACATGGAGCAGGAGCAGTTGGTGGCCTAG